The Nymphaea colorata isolate Beijing-Zhang1983 chromosome 5, ASM883128v2, whole genome shotgun sequence DNA segment CAGTCTATGACTCTATTTTAAGGGCCACTGGTGTTCAAGTAGCTAAAACTAAGCTCAAATCCCTCTTAATAAAGTGAAGCGCAACTGCATATATCAAACTCTGGAGAATGATACCAGCATCCACCATACTTCGGTCCAAGAAGAAGTTGGACTGGAGTCTAAGACAGTCCTATGAAATAAGGAACTAAAGCAGAAGGTATTTCACTGAGAACATTAACAGGTAACAACTTTCATGGTAGCTAAAACATGGCTGTTCAGAACTTCATAAATcacaaagaggaaaaaaactcAACACTGGAAAATTTCACCTAGTTGACTGTGAACCGTCCATACGGCCCAAAACCTTTACAAACTGTAGACAAAGTCACAAAAACTACCTTAACGTTTCTTCTGATATCAGGCCGATTCACACAAGCAAGAACATTTTTGGTGTAGTAGAAAGCCTTCTCAGTAGAACGCCCTTAGCTTTATGTTGTTAATCACCGTTTCCAGGTTTAGCAGCACAAACAGAAGCATACTTGCTTATGTAGTATCTATGAGTGTATTCCACATTTTGCAAGTTATTGAATGTTTTCTCTTACAGGAGAAGCATGGTCATAAGTTTAAAAATAGGAAACAGAAAACTTCAACAGTGTTCGTGAATCTGTCCCAAAGTCTACAAGCTTTGAAGTTTCAATTTATCATCTTTAATATCATTACAGAATTATTTTTACAAGTCTCATCAACTTTTCCACGAACATTGGAGTGGACAGTATAAGCATCAGTTTTTCACAAATTGCTATAAGTATGCATTTGTGCACATAAGATTTGAGTGCTTAACTTTGTTGTAAAGGTTATCCCTATCGTACAATATCTAACGTATAAGTCCAAAAAAGCCATAAGATATGCATATTTGTGCACATAAGATTTGAGTGCTTAACTTTGTTGTAAAGGTTATCCCTATCGTACAATATCTAACGTATAAGTCCAAAAGAGCTATAAGATATGGGCACGATACACAAGCAATTTGTGTATCATGCCTGTATCAGAATGATACGGCCGATACAGgccatatcgtatgatacgtgCCTGTTTATTGGAGAAATGACCTATTGCTCTAAGAATAAAGACAATTAAAGATTACCCCCATCTTAGGCAATGGCATACAACATATGATTGTCAGAAAAGGTTAAAGCTGTTTACCGGTGTATCTGCTAATGGCACGTTTAAAGCTTCCATTGTGCCACATAGATAGCCATGCTCAAAATCACAACCTTGTATCCTCACATTCACCCTCCATGCCTCATCTTTCAACACATTGGACACATTTTGAGTTCCTGAAAAAGCCTGCACACAAGGGTTAAAAAACTAATTCCATTTAACATGCTGTTAAGCCACCAGATGAACATTAAGTTATTTATTGACCTCAAAGGCAAATGCATCAGATATAGTTTCTGAAGAATTCAGAGATAATTATGGAATTACTTACTTGTCCTACAGACAAAAGGGAGCAAGCTGGAGGAAGAGAATGTCCAGAATTTGCACCTTGAAGGCAGAGAAGTTTCATCAGAAATGCATTTCAGGAACCAAGGAACACACAAATAAATCTCATTAAAAGTTTTTAAGGCCTGACAGAGTCCTGAATTCATGGAGAAGCTTGAAACAACATGCCACAGTTGACATGCTCGATCAGCTTCATCAAAGCATGTGACTATAGAATATTAGTCTGTTAGATACACTGAATGTCACATTTAATCATCGTCGACATGGACGTAAGCACATAAACTGACATAAGGCATATTCCACACTATCTTTGATTAAACAGATGCCAATGTATCGAGTCCAGTGGACTAGCTACTAAATGGAAAGGGTATTCCATGGCACTTAGGTTCGCTGCATACGTGTGGGAGTAGTTAATATGTTACCAGGAATTTGGAGGATAGAAACACAAACTTGTAGTAGAGAAAAAACCAGCTGATTCCATGTTAATGCTTCGCACTGGATGCATTCCCTGGTCCCAAAAGAGAACCTAACAGAGTTGAGTGATATTTCTCCTCAGTAGCCCAAATATCCCCAAACCACTTCCCTCGAACAGGCAATCGGATCATTTATCTTTTCATGAGAACCATCTGACTTCTTGTTATGCTTGATATCTGCTCCATCGTCTACTCGTAGAAAAGTACCTATTATCCAAGCTTCTCTTCAGTAACCGAAATGTTCCTAAAACCCTTTTGGCATAAATCTCTCTTCTGAGATTTTATGATCAACGAACATAAGAACTCCTATGCTTTAGTATGTCCTTAAGATGCCTGGAGGATGGTCATATTGTAACACTAAACAGTTTATGAACAATTATTATTCGTATAACGACAATTACAAATTGAACATCTCTACTTCCAAAGGAGTcgctttttttccaaaattcacACCCAAGAATACAAGCCACAAAAGACAACACAAACCAGTGAAATCTAGTCCTACTTAATAACAACTCCAGAGCTATCAAACAACGGCTTGGAGGCTACGCTATCGGGTTGAACTTCATCAACGGAACTAAAGAAGCTTAAACCTCCAAAAACCCCACCAAGGCTACCATTCTATCTAACGGAGGGAAAGTAGCCAATCGAGCCCGccaaaatcataaaaatgcaGATCTAGTCCAAGTGAATGCccaaaaaaatcagtaaaatcGAATATCACGCTTATAGGagaattgaaagaaacaaaacaatcGGCTCCATACTTCAAGCGCGAAATAATAGATGAAGAACCTAGCAGAACTGAAGAACAAAGATCTCTCAATTAGAGAGAAGACTAACACAACAAGAAAGGAGCTTCGAGTATCTCTTCAACACTGCGACAAtccaaagagaagaaaagtgCCCATAATCCAAATTCAGAAGGGAAAGATGTAGcttgcagcaaaaaaaaaaagaaaaaaaaaataatgggtTTGATAGAAACCCCATCTGCTCAACCGTTCGATCAAAGCCATAAAAGCGATTAATCAGGAATCAGCACGAAAATATCTGGTTTCAAGTTTTCAATACAGCATCGAAGTCAGAGATCCGACGGAAGAAACACCAAACAGCATAGTGCAGAACCTTCACGCAATATAGCCCGAAACTAGCAGTCggccaaaattttgaaacaacaGAGGACCAAGAGGCACCATAAGAGATCGAAGTACCTGAAACTTGAGCGGGAGGCAAATTCTCCGCCACTCTGACCGGCATCCTGGAGATGCCGATTCGTCTCTCCTGTTCCTTCCACTTTCTTCGACGGCTCCACAGGGTTGCCTTGCCGGACGTATACCTTCGAAAGCAAAATGTCATTTCAGTCAAACTCCCATCATTTGCTCATAATGCAGACAACAGGTCACACATTTCTAATTCTTCGGATACATACCAATAATGCCAATGTCACTAGCGCCCACTACAGGAAATAGTTTATATATTAACATGCCACTGTTGTGAGTGACAAGTAACGCGGCACTTAGATTTACTGACGGCGTCTAGGCCCCATATTgaactattttcctttttttttaatcttaaaattaatttgataagtattttaaaatgtttattaaaatgaaaatggcaaTTTTTCGAACTCCTGattaaataaaagaacaaatttatTCGAGCAGCATGAATGAGGTCCATTTTCATcatgagttgagctcaagtcaATATAACACGGCCACTCGGGCTTACCTCATGAACTGTTTGATTAACAAACAAGTAGAACTTAAACTGGATCCTAGCTTGAGTTTGTAGTTAACGATTACGACATAATAAAtgtataattttattttgaaatcttaagttgattttttgttcacgaataaattttaaaaataaagaaaaaaagataattaatttaacaaataaaaacacATATTACTAGTAAAAATGTtgttggtttctctctctccccccctaaAATCCCTAATGTTGTGACAAGGGAGAAAACCCACCGGCCGGCAAGGGTACCATGACCTTGCACTAGTGCAATCAGCACCAACTTGAATTGCTTATAGTAGTGGCAgagccaagatttttcatcTGTGGTACACTTGTGCAGGTGACACAACTTTGATGTGCAGTGCATATAAATTTAGAGTTATAACAATGTGAAGTTAACACATtgtaatgaaatttttgatgcgCTGGTGCGGGCAATGACCCACCccagccaacaagtagctctgctactgcctCATGGTCGTCAACCTCAGGTCCCCAAGCATCACATTCATCCATTTAGAACTCTCTTGAAACAGACAAAGCCATGGTTGTTTTACATCCGCTGAGTTGCTTGTACAAGACTTCAAGGGATAAGTGTGACCTAGAGTTAGCTCCAGACCACCACCTTGGATTGCTTGCGGCCATTACATTTATTCGCCAACTTATCAGGCTTGTCGATATGTATAGCTGCCTCAAGGGGTGTGACATAACTGGTTGGAAGAGTTAAGCAGCTAGCGGTCTATTCAAATTTCGGTGATACCTATCCGTTACAAAATCCAATATGTGTGGAGACCCTGTGAAAGGGTGAATGACATTGAGAGTTTTCttaattcaaattcaaaagcaTGCAGCTAAGTGAACGGCTGAAATTGTTCGGAACTGTAGATAAAGGTCATAGTTGTCCTTTTTCTCTGAAGTGCTGGCTTTGACTACAAAGAAAAAGGATCCAAGGTTTTTATGTCCACTAAAACTTACTTATTTTGGTGTTCATTCAATTACTTGATGTAATTTTAGATTGTTAATTTTAGTTGTTTCTAATGTTTGTAgcttatatatattgttattgcTATTATAGGTCGGATGGTCTATGGCCAAACCCACTTTATGGCCACTGAAACTTACTGATTTTGATATGCATTCAATTACTAGGTgtaattttaacttgttaattttACTTGTGTCTAATGTTAGTagattattattgttattatagGTTGGATGGTCTATGGCCAAACCCACCCAATGAATTGGTCAATATAGGAGCTGGTACGCAGTTAGTCTTTATTTTGAATGCTGGAGTTATCAACTTTCTCTGCTATAATGTAGCAAGCTAACAAGCATCTGGTGACATCGAAGACAAGCTTTGTATTGCTCCTGCATTGCATCTTATAAATAAAGATAAGAGGTTAGGTGGAGGCTTCAGTAGAAAACCCCACTCAATCGAAATGAAACCCGTGAAAATTTGTTACACAGGATTGCACAACATAAACACCAGAAAAGGACGCAGACTCCAAAGAAATTTGCAGTAACGAAAAGCACTGAAATTGGGAATAGATAGAATACAATTTCGACGTTATTGCTTGACGAAACATTCCCTAAAGCCTGACTTAGAACAGAAATACAAGGTAGAGAAAAGGGTACAAGCTAAAATTGATGGAGAAAGCTTCCATTGTCATCCATGGCTGTTGGATGATAGTTGGTTGCATCAGTGCAACCATCCGGTAGAGGAAGGTTCACTGCTAATTGACTGAAATTGTCTTCCCCAAACAACCACCATAAGCAATTTCTTCCATCTGAAGTTCTTAATATTTCTACCAGTGCTGCCCACTAGAGGAAACCCAGATCAAAGCTCCAATCCGGGCCTCCACCAACAGGGGTTCTAACCAAAGAAAGACCCTGTCTTGATGGCATCTTCATTTGCGTCACCAAGAGCTGCCTCCTTCAGGTACTTGTCTGCCAACTGAACTCGTTTCACGTTCTCCTGTTCCTGCACCAGCATGTTGCCGTACTCCAGGAGCTTCTGCAGTGTCATGGCCGGCTGCTCGAAGGTCGGTGGCCCCTCTTTTGAGTTCACTAGCTTCTTGCCGATGCCCTCGACTCCAATGCCCTCGATCCACTTCCTCACTTCGTCGTCGTAGACTCGAGCTCGGAGAGCGCCGAAGAAGTCTGCAACCACAAGAATTATGTCAAAGGCGAATGAATTGAGCTACCAATGTAAACGAGATGTGGATCAGTTTAAATTTAAGCTGCCAATCTAATTTAGAGGCAGTTCTCTTTGAATGCCACACTTACAGGCTGTTGAAAGACTGGACTGAGTCTTCTGGCCATCTGCACTTCTTCGTAATAAGAAGGAAGACCAGTTGATATACTAGGGGTCGATTGAGAcagtatttttccttttgatcaTTTATAATAATCCTCTACTTCTTATCGGTTCAAATAGTCGTTTTTCGATTTACTGGTTTTGTGATAAAAAACTATAGAAATTTGTCACCCTTCCCACTGTCTCTCCGTTCAGTAAGGAGTTCATGGAGATGGTCAATTTACCAATAGATTGTCCGGGGAAAGTGTCGACGAGTTGTACGATTTCCTGATCCGGGACATTGTCTGCTTTGAAAATTCCTTTGCAGACACCAACTCTGTCTTCCCTGGTGGGTGCCCAGTAGAACTTCTCCATACGCCCATCACGGATCAATGGCGCATACAGTGTCGAGAAGTCGTTTCCGGTGACGATGATCGGCACCCGGGGGTTGTCCTGCTTGTTGTACATGCCGGGGAGCTGGACGTTCGTGGGGTTATCGGCGATGTTCATGAGGGTGGCGTTAACCATTTGGTTGTTGACTGTGTACTGAGTGGTGCCACCCATTCTTCCTGCTCCTGCGTCGAGATCGTTGATGAAGAGGCAGCACATCTTCCCCTTCTTGATGATGTCGGCCGCCTCACGGTAACGTTGCCTGATGAGCTTCGCCGGCTCTCCGGCGTCTCCACTTTCCAGTTCTCCGGCGCTCATCATGATGGGGCTGCAATCAGAATCAGGAAGCAGAGAAAAGGGAGCCCAATTTTAGATACCAAAACAGGGGACGCCCAAATGTGAGCAGAGGTTCATGCCACTGACAAAGGATGCATTAATTTTGCAATAAACGCTGCCTATGTCAGGTGACACCGGTAAAAAATTATAGAACAAAAAAGGTACCGCATAGAATAGTATGAAGAAACGGAGAATCATATCTGCGTACAACAATAACGAAGAGAAAGGTTGACTGCCATTGTTTACGTTGTCTCGAGAACGTCAAGATCCGGTTTGAAATACAGTTTTCTTTGAGGTCAAGATTGTGGACTATTTTGAGCTCAAAATTCAGAACCCACCAAGGTGGAGCCTGCTTTTCTGACAGATTTTAGGTGTCTCTGGAAAACATCTTTCATGAAGAAATCGTATTTCTTAGGGAAAGTGTGGAATTCGAAAGTTTTTCTTGCTTATCTTCTCGAAGAAGAGGAGTAGGGAACAATACTGCTAACTACTGTGTCACCTAGTGAAGCACTAGAACTCGGAAGCACTTAAAAGATCTGGGTTCATTCACGTTCAGAGTTTTTAGCTCGAAAGAGAGGATATAAGAAAGTGACTCACTTAATTCCCATCTTGGCAAACACAAGTTCACACTGGAACGATTTTCCCTGACCCTTGCCTCCCCAGATACCAAGAATGAGGGGAACCTGTCATGATTCAGTTTGAACCAGCAAACCACCATTAATCCACAGGTGAGTTTTACTGCTTTATTATAATTTGAATCACAATAAAACCAACTAGAATCAAACCTTGATGCTTGGCAGGTTCATGAAGTTCTTGGAGATGTGAACAACAAGCTTGTCCATGAAAGCTGGTGCGATGTAAAACCCGCCCATTGTGTTGTCAAGGTTGTACCTGAATTTCATTTTATGAAAGAGATCAGAATATTAACCTTTTCCCATTCTGCTGCTTAATTTTAGGGGCAGTACTTGGTTCTCATCAACCTCTGAGACCTTATTGTCATGAAAGTGCAAGTACCCATTTCTCCCTGATCTCAACACCAATGAAGCATGTATAATTTCATTGCATTAATTTCTTTGAGATAGAGAACGGGATAGAAGAAAGAAGTGGGAGTCGAATTCATCATTTCATGGTAAAATTAATGGCATATATCTCTTTGAGATGGAGAATATAATAGAAGAATGACAGTGGGaattgaaattggatatgatGCACTTACTGTCGAAGACCTTGACTGAGGTACTCATAAGAACTCATGACAGCAAAGTGAGTCCCAGTGCCCATTGGTGCCTGGAACAATGAGTCAACCATACCCTTTCCTCTGGTGATATCTTGTTGGTCATCTGAGACATCAGTGACAAGGCCCCCCCATCTGTCCTTGCCGGTCTGTTTGGTCTCATCTTCCTCCTGAGCTGCCACCACCTTAAAGCCGCATGCCTGTTGGCGGATGCTGACCAATCCGGAGTTCACCCTCTTCAAGCTGCTGCCGAGGAATGAAGAGCTTGAGATAGATGGTACAGACCCTGAACCAGGCCTGTTCAACTGCATGCCAAAAACGGAACAGTATTTCAGCAAAGATATGTTTTCTTGAGTCCAATTCTATACTCAAATTCGTGAATAAAACCCCATCCATGGTTTAAGTTCAAGATTGAAGAAACAAACAGATTCTACTCTTGATCCGACAAAAACTGAACATTGGTGAATTTGGTGTGGTTCGTTTACTTGAAAGTGGACTAGAGTATCTCATATTTACAATAGCAGACACTGAATTAATATAAACGTTCCGTGCACATATATAAGATATATATCTAGACAACAACTTTACAAATATGATCGATCATTGGGAAGATGTATCTTCAGTAAACATTTCATTGAATTGAATAAATTAGGTTTCCTCACTCTTGCAAGTAATTCTCACATTTGCACAATGCAACTATAACCACTGACAACAGTATGATTGCGTCAGATGTAATactgaaacaaaaaacaagtgcTTCTGCTCTAGATAATGGaaagttaaaaagaaagttttcaaGCTTTCGGATGagcaggaggttaacaacccgACACCCGAATCGAGGTCCTGGATTGCATTGGGACCAGGGTGGAATACGATACACCCTTAAATTGCTACCTTTATGGTCCAATACAGTAGGAGTAGCCCCCACCAGAACCGAACAGGCGATGTGTTTTCTACATGTCTATGTTTGCCTGATCAGCTACGCTATATCGCTTGAGCCAAAGAGAAGCCTAAGCATTATTTTCCAAACATTCAAAACACTAGAACAGCCGAAAGTAAATCACCGTGGTTGCTACATTCACAGCGCCGGCAAACGCGGTGGCCATGATCCCAGACCGGTGCTACTGAGCTCtaatctcttttctctttttgagtACAAGTGGGAGACTCTGTTCTAGCAGGAAGTCTTATAGTTGGAGCTCTCGACTGCAGTTTGTGGCGTCTAGTGCCCATAATTCTGTGGTTGGCCTCATGTTTCCCTGAGATCCACACAATGAAGATTAGCTGTTGACACATGGCAACACCTGAATCCAGTGCCCATTTGGGATAGCTGATGAAGAAAACATACACCTCTAGCAAGGATCTTGGAGAGAGGGTGGCCAGGGATGTTGGGTTCTTATGGTCCACTTAAATATGGTATGAAAAAATTGCATAATCATGCATGGTAACGCTTCATGACAATGTAAGCCGTCAAATCATAAAGTCCCAACATTGCCAGATTGACATCACCCATTTGTGGCTTGCAATTTAGTGAGCAGAGAAAATAGTAAGTTCGATATATttagtggttttattcaattgATGTAGAATTACATGATCGAGTGTATAATTCTGGATCTTATTTCATGAAGAAGCTCCATCATACATCAATATGTATGCTCATATGAGAGCGTTCTCAACCTCAAAAAAGAAAGTTGGTAGGTgcgaaaagaagaaaataacatAAATTGTTAAATGTTAGAGACTTTTCGAGCCACAGAGGGACAAGTTAGATGCGGTGGCCCCTGCCTGCCTtcacttttcttctcttttcctttttgttctaaCTCTACGTGTGGTTCAGGTGCTGCTAAGATCAGAACCACACAGCTGTGACTCTGTAGGTGGGACTTTTTTGTTGCAGGGGACAAActataattcaaaattttaacatagaGTCGAAgtaagatttttcaaaattttgtgtaTAACTTGAACTAGAACTTCTCAAATTTACATAAActttgttaaaaatttgaaaggaTAGGGGCGCCATGGCCCTGCCTCCTCCcctgcatgagagagagagagaaagagagagagggttcaCAAGGACTTGTTGATCCAAACCATATGGAGTAAAGGAAGAAGGTTATATTCATGGAATCGAACATGCATTGTGCATTCTATCGCTAAATTTAATGACCAAGAAGCCCTTGAGGGGTTTAAAGGACGAGACCTCTCCTTAAGGGCCAAAAAGGAAAGGAGTAAAAGTTGCTTTTCATagtatccttttcttttttataaataacTGAAATACACCACCTTTCTTAAGGCTGTGAGAGGGGTCGAACATATGTGTGCCTGCTCAGTCTTGAAAGGGGGTGGGCATCCGGCCGGACCGGCCCAATAGCTCGGGTCTCAGCCCGGCTCGGcccgtttgataataaaaaattatttttaattataaaataattatttttaataatataaatataGATTATTAAGtttaaagaacaataaaaaatattttttataaattattaacGGGCAggattgggccgggccgggcacAGGCCCCGGCCCGGCTCGACAACCCGTTTTCTCGGCTCGGGTACTGGGTACCCGACGGCGGCTCGGCCTGATACCCAGGCTTAGTCCTGAACACACTGTTTAAGTAATGCTTAAATGCATGcctatgtgagagagagagtattgaCCCATATCACATGATGTATATCGATCGACCATATTATGGGCCAATGAATATGGTAAGAGGGCTTCTggtaaaaataatattttcttaaaataatatGTTTGAAGAACACCATGCCTCTTGGGACCTCATCACTTTAAAAAACTGCACTTGAATCAAGAGACTTCGTTTCTCGCCCAACGACTTAAAACCTTAAGGTTAATTAGTCACCCGGGCCTATGTATGTAGTATGCTTAGGCTTGTGCAAAGAGTTGATGTCCATAGAAATGGAACCAATGACCGGCCTTATACCAAATACTGGTCGAACCAGCTAGCCCAAACCCCTTAAGGCTAGAGAATACCACGTGACTTCAGGAGACACAACATAATTCGGATTTACATTTGATTAGTAAATTGGAAATAATATCTATGCTTTTACATCATATCTCCTAAATACGCCGTGTTTTCAAAGAGTAGACCGTGTGTTCTAAGATTTTGTattccaaaaataaaatattctccCCGTAAAAGACTTTCTTGGGGTATATCAAAAGGAAGAAgtcatcttctttctcttttgattacCTTCCTTGCATATGTACATGACCGAATTTATTCGATTTCTAAAAAAAAGATTACTAATCTGTAACTTTTTGATAAATACTATATAAATGATTGTGAATGACTCACTTGTACAATCTTTCAAATGGAGCAAGTTAGAAAGATTAAGAATTACAACCATCtaatttgattcattttcaatagccatgagatgatcatcttaCGATTGAACTTTTGGTCTAACAATTCTCCTACTGCATGCATAGTCCTTGAGCGTCTTTGCAACGATAAACCCTTGACCTCCTTTCACTTGAAGCTCTTATGCAGCCATACCAAGTGAATCAGGActtcattttgaatttcttggACTTCAATTCTTTGTACTGTAAAAAGTAAACTACCGATATAGAAGTTGAAGTGTGCAGGAGGTGGCAGTGCAAGACACCGAAAGTATGTTGTGCATTTTACAGGAACGAGAAGTTGGGTGGAGGCTTCTGCCTTCAGTCGAGTCGTGAGTCTCCCCTGGTTACCTAAAAGTAAATTATGATTAACTCTCTTGTCGACTAAACTAGACGGGCCAAAAAATAGGTATACATCACTCTTTCCGTGTAGGTGCTAATTCTAGTGCAAGGCTATGTTACCTCCATATCTTGCCTAATTTTATGACATATGCtagctaaaagaaaaaaaaccagttagaaacatgcttttttttttttaaccatagAAATTACATCCTTAATTTTCCTAGCACAGACTAAGTTCTTAAACTTTGTCCACTTATCCTGAGttaaaaactataaaatgaTCAAAACATACTTTGTTCCACATTTTAGAAGGTCAAGAACTTGCTTTTGATAAAATTACCTAAATATTTTCCAAGTTTTGCAACCTAGTTGTTACTGGgactttcaagttgaagggGGTCAAGAGTTGAGTACCTTTCCCCGCCCCCCACGAAAATTCctaacaaacaaaacaaatggaatcaaaacttttagaaaattttcaaccACCAAAGTGAAGGCCCAGACATGACACCCCACTTTAGCTTTTGGAAAATGgtgtttttttaagaaaaagttgGTGCAGTATGCACTAGCAGGCAAAAGTTAGGGTTTATGCCAGGAaacttctctttttcctttccctttttttcataaaaacgaCCCTGAAAATCAAGTCAAACTGCGTACCATTGAGTATTGAACCCTTGACCTTTTTCAACTCGATGTTGTTGAAAAGATTCATCTGGCAAGATTAATTTACTGAAACTCTTGTTAGTCTAAACATGGTGGATTCTCTGGAATGTTAGAATCTTGTCCATGGAAAAGAGAGTGGGAACACAAGAGGGAAGAAGGTTGGTGTCGTAGCTAGGAATGTAAAGGATTGCAGTCGAATCTAAATCTGATGGCCGTTCAAActtaatttgaatctgacttgattaaattcaaaattatagGTAACCAGATCACAACGTGATCCAAATCCCGAATCCAACTAACTGGTTTAAGAAGCCATGTATCTGATTTGAAACTAGCTGTCCATGCTCATAATTTTTCGAATATGTCAAGTATGCAGCAGAACATGAATCAATTTGGGGGCATTTGATTACTCCAGATTTGAAACCTACAGATCTGATGTGAGTTTGACATGTCGAAAGACCCATAGTCAGATCAATGGTTCATCAAAGTTAGAATCTTTGGTCAGACCTAAGATCCACACTtaaatccttattttacttcACTGCATTGATAAAATCTCAGGCTTAAGATCATTGGGAAGAGGGTCCAATCTTAGATCTACAGTTCTGTAATCTTGAGCATCTTAAATCCCAGGCTATTATTCTTCCCTCTAGTTCATT contains these protein-coding regions:
- the LOC116254325 gene encoding ribulose bisphosphate carboxylase/oxygenase activase, chloroplastic-like isoform X2, which encodes MATAFAGAVNVATTLNRPGSGSVPSISSSSFLGSSLKRVNSGLVSIRQQACGFKVVAAQEEDETKQTGKDRWGGLVTDVSDDQQDITRGKGMVDSLFQAPMGTGTHFAVMSSYEYLSQGLRQYNLDNTMGGFYIAPAFMDKLVVHISKNFMNLPSIKVPLILGIWGGKGQGKSFQCELVFAKMGINPIMMSAGELESGDAGEPAKLIRQRYREAADIIKKGKMCCLFINDLDAGAGRMGGTTQYTVNNQMVNATLMNIADNPTNVQLPGMYNKQDNPRVPIIVTGNDFSTLYAPLIRDGRMEKFYWAPTREDRVGVCKGIFKADNVPDQEIVQLVDTFPGQSIDFFGALRARVYDDEVRKWIEGIGVEGIGKKLVNSKEGPPTFEQPAMTLQKLLEYGNMLVQEQENVKRVQLADKYLKEAALGDANEDAIKTGSFFDNFSQLAVNLPLPDGCTDATNYHPTAMDDNGSFLHQF
- the LOC116254325 gene encoding ribulose bisphosphate carboxylase/oxygenase activase, chloroplastic-like isoform X1, coding for MATAFAGAVNVATTLNRPGSGSVPSISSSSFLGSSLKRVNSGLVSIRQQACGFKVVAAQEEDETKQTGKDRWGGLVTDVSDDQQDITRGKGMVDSLFQAPMGTGTHFAVMSSYEYLSQGLRQYNLDNTMGGFYIAPAFMDKLVVHISKNFMNLPSIKVPLILGIWGGKGQGKSFQCELVFAKMGINPIMMSAGELESGDAGEPAKLIRQRYREAADIIKKGKMCCLFINDLDAGAGRMGGTTQYTVNNQMVNATLMNIADNPTNVQLPGMYNKQDNPRVPIIVTGNDFSTLYAPLIRDGRMEKFYWAPTREDRVGVCKGIFKADNVPDQEIVQLVDTFPGQSIDFFGALRARVYDDEVRKWIEGIGVEGIGKKLVNSKEGPPTFEQPAMTLQKLLEYGNMLVQEQENVKRVQLADKYLKEAALGDANEDAIKTGSFFG